A region of Planococcus sp. MSAK28401 DNA encodes the following proteins:
- a CDS encoding galactokinase, whose protein sequence is MMTQPDLLQNYQDIFQTTDTPRSFFAPGRINLIGEHTDYNGGHVFPAAISLGTYAIARKRTDQTLRFYSMNFSDTGIIECTLNDLSFNSDHDWANFPKGMIHTFIENGFSISSGMDILFYGDIPNGAGLSSSASIEMATGVVLEELFDLEIERLQMIRLGQKVENDYLGVNSGIMDQFAIGKGKKDHAMLLDCQTLEFSYAPVELNGYEIVIINSNKQRTLAASKYNERRSECEQALMDLRTELPIDSLGELTGEQFEQHKHLIANDINRKRAKHAVYENERTVRALSELQQGHIEAFGNLMNASHVSLRDDYEVTGAELDKIAETAWGHPGVIGARMTGAGFGGCAIAIVEQAQIDNFKKNLTAVYSEDFGYPPSFYETKISDGAKELVEEWQL, encoded by the coding sequence ATGATGACACAGCCAGATTTGCTGCAAAACTACCAGGATATCTTTCAGACCACTGACACCCCGCGATCTTTTTTCGCGCCCGGCCGCATCAATTTGATCGGTGAACATACCGATTACAATGGTGGCCATGTGTTTCCAGCCGCCATCTCACTCGGCACTTACGCGATTGCTCGAAAGCGCACCGACCAAACATTGCGTTTTTATTCGATGAACTTTTCGGATACCGGAATCATCGAGTGCACACTTAACGATTTGTCTTTCAATTCCGATCACGACTGGGCGAACTTCCCGAAAGGCATGATCCACACATTTATCGAAAATGGTTTTTCGATTTCTTCGGGCATGGATATCTTATTTTATGGAGATATTCCAAATGGTGCCGGCCTCTCCTCTTCCGCTTCCATTGAAATGGCGACAGGAGTGGTGCTAGAAGAGCTATTCGATTTGGAGATCGAGCGCCTGCAGATGATCCGCCTGGGGCAAAAAGTTGAAAACGATTACCTCGGCGTCAACAGCGGCATCATGGACCAGTTCGCTATTGGCAAAGGTAAAAAAGACCACGCGATGCTGCTGGATTGCCAAACGCTGGAATTCAGTTACGCACCGGTCGAATTGAACGGCTATGAAATCGTCATCATCAATTCCAATAAACAGCGGACGCTCGCCGCATCCAAATACAACGAACGCCGCAGCGAATGCGAACAGGCTTTGATGGATTTGCGGACAGAATTGCCGATCGATAGCCTCGGCGAATTGACCGGCGAACAATTCGAGCAGCACAAGCATTTGATCGCAAACGACATCAACCGAAAACGCGCCAAGCACGCTGTCTACGAAAATGAACGGACCGTGCGTGCGCTCAGCGAACTGCAGCAAGGCCATATCGAAGCGTTCGGAAACTTGATGAACGCCTCCCACGTCTCGCTTCGTGACGATTACGAAGTTACGGGCGCGGAACTTGATAAAATCGCGGAAACGGCATGGGGCCATCCCGGTGTCATCGGCGCACGGATGACCGGGGCAGGATTTGGCGGCTGTGCGATTGCCATCGTCGAGCAGGCGCAGATCGACAATTTCAAAAAAAACCTGACGGCTGTCTATAGCGAAGATTTCGGTTATCCCCCATCGTTTTACGAAACGAAAATCTCTGACGGGGCAAAAGAGCTAGTAGAGGAGTGGCAATTATGA